The genomic DNA GATACAGCCTCCAGCGAACCGTCAAAGTGCTTTATGAAAACGAACGATTCGCCATTCACGCTCGTAACGCCTATCGCGTTCGATGCATAGCTGAATACCAGGGATTTAAGCGATATTATTATGGTCTGAGACTCTCCGGCATTCTGGCTTATCATCTTTATCATATTCTCGGCGTTGTATCCGTCTAGATACATATCAACCTCATCCAGAAAGTATATGGAACTGGGCATGAGTATCTGAACCGCAGTTATGAAGGAAAGGGCAGCCACGCTTTTCTCCCCACCGCTGAGCGCCTGGATCTTTACCGTTGCCTTATCCTTCGGTGTTACGCTTACCTCTATTGACGATGTGAGCGGATCATCGCCCACCATCATGAGACTGGCTGAACCCCCATTTATTATACCATAGACGTAGTTCATCTTCTCGCTTATCTCGGAAAACGTCTTCATGAAAACCTCGCGTTTTCTCTGGTTCAGCATTGCAGTTGTATCCTCGAGCGCCTTCTTCTCATTCATCAGTTGTTCGTGTTTCCTAATGTATTCTTCAAGATCCTTCTCGGCCTTATTGTACTCATCGTAGGCAGCATGATTTATCTCACCAAGATCAGACAATGCGTTCTCGATCTCCAGTTTCATAGAAGACAGATCTCCAGAAACAAGATTTGCGCCCGTGTATGAGGACAGCGACTGATCGAGTGTCGATATGCGTTCCTCTAGAACGCTGATCTTGATCTTCAGTTCGTTTCTCATCTCGTTCTTCAATTCTACGCTGGCCCTGGTATCGTTGATCTTCCCCTCGATCTCCCTCATCTGCCTCTCCGCTTCCTTCATCTGCGCAGAAAGATCGCCGTACTTACCCTCAAGGTCGTTGAGGACATACTGGTATTTCTTCGCTTTCTCTTCGAACTCCTTCTTCTCCTTTACGGACTCTTCTATATCTGCAGTAATGGCATTTTCCTGAAGTTTCGTATCGACCATCTGATCCTCGGCATGCTTCCTCTCGCTGATCAGAATGTTCCTCGTGTTCATCGCTTTATTAAGATCTGAGTCTATATTATCAAGCTCGGATCTCGCTGAGTTCAGATCTGCGGAGATGTCCCCCATCTTCTTGAAGAAATCCGGATCGACCCTATCATACAGATCGTTCAGGGCTTCCTGATATTTATGCAGGTCGCGCGTCTTATCGTCTATGAGGCGGGTATCATTTTCAACAGCTGATCTCTTCAGCTTCATCTCCTCATCGATCTTACTTATCTCAGCTATGATCTGCGAAAGTTCATTTTTGGATCTTTCAACCTCCCTCTTGATCATCTCCTGCTCCTTCATGATCTCTCCGGATCTTCTCGATGCCTCGCTCATTTCGTTGAACGCCTGATCAAGTTCCCTCTTTATCCTTGATCTCTCCTCCGTAAGGGACGAAAGCTGCACCTTCATGCCCTCAAGTTCATGCTGTATTCTGGCTGCGGAGGCATAGTCCGATGCATAGTTTCTGTAACCGCCCGTGATCGAACCGCCAGGATCGAATATATCACCATCCAGCGTGACCAGACGGAAGACACCCATCAATCTCCTTCCGGCATCGATATCCGCAACGAGTATCGTATCACGAAGGGCATAGTAAACGGCAGATCTGTACTCTTCCTCGAAATCTATGAAGTCAATCAATACACCAAGATATCCAGGATCCTTTGATATCCTGCTAAGATCCCGATCTATGGAATTCTTCCGAAGTTTGTTGAGAGGTAAAAAGGTCATGGGAGATATCTTTCTCTCCTTGAGCAGATCGATGCATTCCTTCGCGACCTCATCATCCCTCACAACAACAGCATTGAGTCTCGATCCGCCGGCGCTTTCAACTGCTTTCACATATTTTTCACCATAAGATATGAGATCCCTGACCAGACCAATTACGCCATCCACGGACCGCTTCAGCATTTCAACGTTCTTCACAT from Thermoplasma sp. Kam2015 includes the following:
- the smc gene encoding chromosome segregation protein SMC; the encoded protein is MSSYIERIEAYNFKSFRKKKVINFTKGLNVISGPNGSGKSNIGDMLLFVLGTKSIHAVRADRLLDLVSKGSGNECSVSVTFKNDDGRTLVIERKLVIEDEPKSYYFVNGVRSKLSEIDDALASMGINFGTYSFVLQGDINDFISYTGQERRKLLERISGVDQFDAELEKVRDDIEAVSRNMEINQSIIEEKKQNLERLRVEKERKERYDDLVKRKRDIEYTEITSQRNTAERQKRTIESQISELTADISRLENERVDLEKGLEIARSKREEFAKRIDELSSGEMNRVKTDLHAVEVEIAKIRGTIEEKNRNIEKLEEIIAKYEGDRDRLDRQIDDLDAQIQEKKEKRKLLEERYERIKKEYDDLFSMAQAKAIDAAETRKKSKEYQEKIEDLESEIERIRDRISSTNADIAALMQKRSGLEERKEDLDLKIRTSEWKAKESSEDIGKYSKKYYDLKAKYDQMNDRISDLKSEIAEKEAAARTASSRVPEYVKNVEMLKRSVDGVIGLVRDLISYGEKYVKAVESAGGSRLNAVVVRDDEVAKECIDLLKERKISPMTFLPLNKLRKNSIDRDLSRISKDPGYLGVLIDFIDFEEEYRSAVYYALRDTILVADIDAGRRLMGVFRLVTLDGDIFDPGGSITGGYRNYASDYASAARIQHELEGMKVQLSSLTEERSRIKRELDQAFNEMSEASRRSGEIMKEQEMIKREVERSKNELSQIIAEISKIDEEMKLKRSAVENDTRLIDDKTRDLHKYQEALNDLYDRVDPDFFKKMGDISADLNSARSELDNIDSDLNKAMNTRNILISERKHAEDQMVDTKLQENAITADIEESVKEKKEFEEKAKKYQYVLNDLEGKYGDLSAQMKEAERQMREIEGKINDTRASVELKNEMRNELKIKISVLEERISTLDQSLSSYTGANLVSGDLSSMKLEIENALSDLGEINHAAYDEYNKAEKDLEEYIRKHEQLMNEKKALEDTTAMLNQRKREVFMKTFSEISEKMNYVYGIINGGSASLMMVGDDPLTSSIEVSVTPKDKATVKIQALSGGEKSVAALSFITAVQILMPSSIYFLDEVDMYLDGYNAENMIKMISQNAGESQTIIISLKSLVFSYASNAIGVTSVNGESFVFIKHFDGSLEAVS